A genome region from Rubidibacter lacunae KORDI 51-2 includes the following:
- a CDS encoding CBS domain-containing protein, whose product MDLVLCHQTADFDTLGAAVGLTRLKPGARLILTGGTHPGVKEFLAFYRDKLAVSERRSIHPDRIRTLAAVDAQTRDRFGPVAEWFDLPNLSAVEVYDHHLDVTSDLPATLRVVEPVGATATLIAERLRAQNILPTPVEATAMALGIHADTGSLTFEQTTLRDARSLTWLLEQGASISAIAAFLQPALSPPLQQLLATALKTLQTDAVAGRQLAWVLLAGDAFIPGLSRVAEQLFDLTESDALLLGYRYRRGDRNKLILIGRSRRDAADMGALLTGFGGGGHPQAASATLSDIAPQTTFDDALSQLHALVPHPPTARELMSAPVRTIRPETPIADAQRILLRYGHSGLSVVDASDRLVGIISRRDLDLALHHGFEHAPVKGYMSRNLKTIAPDVPLPEIESLMVTYDIGRLPVLNRGELVGIVTRTDVLRQRQHDRAVGSPARQSPTNACLLPNLCDRLAPKLWDMLQGAATAASDRGWHLYLVGGAVRDVLLAEDGRPLQLEDIDLVVDGFHNAATVGAGVELANVIRDGFPGARLDVHGTFQTAALLWSARSDLGPLCVDIATARTEFYPYPAANPEVEASSIRQDLYRRDFTINALALRLSAPRAGELLDFFGGYLDLRAGLIRVLHANSFIEDPTRIYRAVRFAVRLHFELESQTVDYIHYAIASGAYERSRSERERAPALQTRLKAELKYILQAPYWRPAAHLLADLDAWRCLHPDLVLTAELWWQVRYLDRCLHRLDRDNQLDRWRLRLEAIVAALPHRDRLDVAAALQLPADSQERLSTLNAAEPAIATVLSKDSPPSTIVVALRRYQQPLLLLVLARAPKLLRRRLWQYLAHWSHIRPLLDGNDLRARGYKPGPQYREILDALLAAYLDGKLANRAAAEHWLEQHYPLNAR is encoded by the coding sequence GTGGATCTCGTTCTCTGCCATCAAACAGCTGATTTCGACACCTTGGGAGCTGCTGTCGGACTGACACGACTCAAGCCCGGCGCGCGCCTCATTCTCACCGGCGGGACTCATCCAGGTGTGAAGGAATTCTTAGCCTTCTATCGCGACAAACTGGCTGTCAGCGAACGACGCAGCATCCATCCCGACCGCATCCGCACCCTCGCTGCCGTTGATGCCCAGACCCGCGATCGCTTCGGTCCCGTTGCCGAGTGGTTCGACCTGCCAAACCTCAGCGCCGTGGAAGTCTACGACCACCACCTCGACGTCACTAGCGATCTGCCTGCCACGCTCCGTGTCGTCGAACCCGTCGGCGCCACCGCCACCCTGATCGCCGAACGCCTGCGCGCCCAGAACATCCTACCAACGCCAGTCGAAGCAACGGCTATGGCCTTGGGCATCCACGCAGATACTGGCTCCCTGACCTTCGAGCAAACCACTCTCCGCGACGCCCGTTCCCTTACCTGGTTGCTGGAGCAAGGGGCTAGCATCAGCGCGATCGCCGCGTTCCTGCAGCCCGCCCTCTCGCCACCTTTGCAACAGTTGCTTGCCACGGCACTCAAAACTCTACAAACCGACGCAGTTGCCGGACGCCAGCTGGCTTGGGTATTGCTAGCAGGTGACGCCTTCATTCCCGGGCTCTCCCGCGTTGCCGAACAGCTTTTCGATCTCACCGAAAGTGACGCTTTGCTGCTGGGCTATCGCTACCGGCGCGGCGATCGCAACAAGCTGATCCTGATCGGGCGATCGCGCCGCGACGCTGCCGACATGGGCGCGCTCCTGACCGGCTTCGGTGGCGGCGGTCATCCCCAGGCGGCCTCGGCCACGCTCTCCGACATCGCTCCGCAGACTACCTTCGACGACGCGCTCTCCCAGTTGCACGCGCTCGTCCCACACCCGCCCACTGCTCGCGAGCTGATGTCTGCTCCCGTCCGCACGATCCGTCCGGAAACCCCCATTGCTGATGCCCAGAGAATTCTGCTGCGCTACGGTCACTCGGGTCTATCCGTCGTCGATGCTAGCGATCGCCTCGTCGGTATCATCTCCCGCCGCGACCTCGACCTCGCGCTGCACCACGGCTTCGAACACGCACCCGTTAAAGGCTACATGAGCCGCAACCTCAAGACGATCGCCCCAGACGTGCCGCTGCCGGAAATCGAATCCTTGATGGTTACCTACGACATCGGACGGCTGCCAGTCCTGAACAGAGGCGAACTTGTCGGCATCGTCACTCGTACGGACGTCCTGCGCCAACGCCAGCACGACCGCGCCGTCGGTAGTCCAGCTCGACAGTCTCCAACCAACGCCTGCCTGCTGCCGAACCTCTGCGATCGCCTGGCACCGAAACTGTGGGACATGCTGCAAGGGGCTGCAACCGCTGCCAGCGATCGCGGCTGGCACCTGTATCTTGTCGGCGGAGCCGTCCGCGACGTCTTGCTTGCCGAGGACGGTCGACCGCTGCAGCTCGAAGATATCGATCTCGTCGTCGACGGTTTTCACAACGCGGCTACCGTCGGTGCGGGAGTCGAACTCGCCAACGTCATTCGCGACGGGTTCCCTGGCGCGCGTCTTGACGTCCACGGCACCTTTCAAACTGCAGCGCTGCTCTGGTCTGCTCGTAGCGATCTCGGGCCGCTCTGCGTTGACATCGCCACTGCCCGCACGGAGTTTTACCCCTATCCGGCTGCCAATCCCGAAGTCGAAGCCAGCTCCATCCGCCAAGACCTCTACCGCAGGGATTTCACCATCAATGCTCTTGCCCTGCGTCTGAGCGCGCCCAGAGCTGGTGAATTGCTCGACTTCTTCGGCGGCTATTTGGACCTGCGCGCGGGACTGATCCGCGTCCTCCACGCCAATAGCTTTATCGAAGACCCCACGCGGATCTATCGAGCCGTGCGCTTTGCCGTCCGTTTGCACTTCGAGCTCGAGTCCCAAACGGTTGATTACATTCACTATGCGATCGCCAGCGGTGCCTACGAACGCTCTCGTAGCGAGCGCGAGCGCGCCCCCGCCCTGCAAACTCGCCTCAAAGCCGAACTTAAATACATCTTGCAAGCTCCGTACTGGCGGCCGGCCGCGCACCTACTCGCCGACCTCGATGCCTGGCGGTGTCTGCATCCCGACCTGGTACTCACCGCTGAGTTGTGGTGGCAAGTCCGGTATCTCGATCGCTGCCTTCACCGCCTCGATCGCGACAACCAGCTCGACCGTTGGCGGTTGCGCCTCGAAGCAATTGTCGCCGCCCTACCCCATCGCGATCGCCTTGACGTGGCTGCCGCCCTCCAACTCCCTGCCGACAGCCAGGAGCGCTTGAGCACCTTGAACGCTGCTGAACCCGCGATCGCAACTGTATTGTCCAAAGACAGTCCGCCGAGCACGATCGTTGTTGCCTTGCGGAGGTATCAGCAGCCGCTCCTGCTCCTGGTGCTTGCTCGCGCCCCTAAACTGCTCCGCCGCCGTCTCTGGCAGTACCTCGCCCATTGGAGCCATATCCGCCCGCTGCTAGACGGCAACGACCTTCGCGCTCGTGGCTACAAACCCGGACCGCAGTATCGTGAAATCCTGGATGCATTGCTTGCTGCCTATCTCGATGGTAAGCTTGCCAACCGCGCGGCTGCCGAACATTGGCTAGAGCAGCACTATCCGCTCAATGCCCGATAG
- a CDS encoding sterol desaturase family protein — MSIASVSVFSVSFALAFVFASLVEYWLHRLMHASARVGQRHRDHHRRNEGQGVLWEFRDYVVGSLVALPVMFLVSIPSGSGWLLGALAYAAFSAYAHQLQHENPVKCFWMPMPVHYVHHKYGMWHHNFGLAVDWWDRIFGTYKPVDWLTEAERSQSERSYLALKWW, encoded by the coding sequence GTGTCGATCGCGTCGGTTAGCGTTTTCTCGGTTTCATTCGCACTGGCATTCGTTTTTGCCAGTCTGGTCGAATACTGGTTGCATCGCCTGATGCATGCCAGCGCGCGAGTCGGTCAGCGTCACCGCGACCATCACCGACGCAATGAAGGTCAGGGCGTGCTTTGGGAATTCCGCGATTATGTCGTCGGTAGTTTGGTTGCCTTGCCGGTCATGTTCCTGGTCTCAATTCCCTCAGGAAGTGGCTGGCTGCTCGGAGCGCTCGCCTATGCCGCTTTCTCTGCCTACGCCCATCAGCTTCAGCACGAGAACCCCGTTAAGTGTTTCTGGATGCCAATGCCAGTTCACTACGTTCACCACAAGTACGGCATGTGGCACCATAACTTCGGGCTCGCGGTCGATTGGTGGGACCGCATTTTTGGCACCTACAAGCCCGTAGATTGGTTGACTGAAGCCGAGCGTTCTCAGTCCGAGCGCAGTTACTTGGCTCTTAAGTGGTGGTAG
- a CDS encoding ABC1 kinase family protein — protein MVRSKTASPPVAAPAARPSESVVLAAERPAAGSGEDWRYNPAAIASAYRGRYLAILRRLFDLIAPALSFGLILLWDRVTGSIARNEHRRAVQLRELLTNLGPTYIKIGQALSTRPDLISTLYLEELAQLQDQLPPFANEIAFGFIEEELGARPETVYDELSPEPVAAASLGQVYKGKLATGEVVAVKVQRPDLARRITLDVYILRGLAIWLQQRVKRLRSDLVAILDEFAARIFEEMNYIHEGQNAERFAELYGYIEEIYVPKIYWQYTGRRVLTMEWIDGTKLTKPKQIQAEGNDAKCLLEVGVECSLRQLLEYGFFHADPHPGNLLAMRDGRLAYLDFGMMSEIESYQRYGLIEAVVHLVNRDFESLANDYVQLEFLAPDTNLEPIVPALARVFNDALGASVAELNFKSITDQMSEVMYEFPFRVPAYYALIIRSLVTLEGIAIGIDPDFKVLSKAYPYIAKRLLTDPSPQLRASLRDLLFRDDSFRWNRLENLLRNARISQDYDFEKVLDQAFEFLFSERGAFIRERVASEVIDAVDALGQQSFHNLTMAFRERVGMAVNDGPPAVTRDAQNIEHFQRIVDILRETPGFNPLSLLPLVPQVLAKPETQRLGQQIASGLAQRAVARLIRYLLVRDVAIANSNDSSPIVSEAPKRVHDNAALLPPARSI, from the coding sequence ATGGTTCGATCCAAGACTGCATCTCCTCCGGTAGCCGCACCTGCGGCTCGCCCTTCCGAATCAGTCGTCCTTGCAGCCGAGCGACCTGCCGCTGGTTCTGGCGAAGACTGGCGCTACAACCCTGCCGCGATCGCGAGCGCTTACCGCGGACGCTATTTAGCAATCCTCAGACGTCTGTTTGATTTGATTGCTCCAGCCCTTTCTTTTGGACTGATCCTGCTATGGGATCGGGTAACGGGTAGCATCGCTCGTAACGAGCACCGCCGGGCAGTTCAACTCCGGGAGTTACTCACCAATCTCGGGCCGACTTACATCAAGATCGGGCAAGCTCTCTCCACCCGTCCCGATTTGATCTCGACGCTTTACCTTGAAGAACTAGCTCAACTTCAAGACCAGCTACCGCCGTTTGCGAATGAAATTGCCTTCGGGTTCATTGAGGAGGAGCTGGGAGCGCGCCCCGAGACAGTTTATGACGAACTATCGCCCGAGCCCGTCGCTGCTGCTTCGCTCGGGCAAGTTTACAAGGGGAAACTGGCTACTGGCGAAGTCGTTGCCGTCAAGGTACAGCGTCCGGACCTTGCCCGCCGTATTACCCTCGATGTATACATCCTAAGGGGTTTAGCAATTTGGCTGCAGCAGCGTGTCAAACGACTTCGTAGCGATCTCGTAGCCATTCTCGATGAGTTCGCCGCTCGCATCTTCGAGGAGATGAACTACATCCATGAGGGGCAGAATGCCGAGCGGTTTGCCGAGCTGTACGGTTATATCGAAGAAATTTACGTTCCCAAAATTTACTGGCAGTACACCGGGCGGCGTGTCCTGACCATGGAGTGGATCGACGGAACGAAGCTTACGAAGCCCAAGCAGATCCAGGCGGAAGGTAATGATGCCAAATGCCTGCTTGAAGTCGGTGTAGAGTGCTCGCTGCGTCAACTTCTGGAATATGGTTTTTTTCATGCCGATCCCCATCCCGGCAACTTGTTAGCAATGCGGGACGGACGCTTGGCCTATCTGGACTTCGGCATGATGAGCGAGATCGAATCCTATCAGCGGTATGGGCTCATCGAAGCCGTCGTGCATTTGGTCAATCGCGATTTTGAGTCGCTTGCAAACGACTACGTGCAGTTGGAGTTTCTCGCGCCGGATACCAACCTCGAGCCGATTGTCCCTGCCCTGGCGCGCGTATTCAATGACGCACTTGGAGCCAGTGTTGCAGAGCTGAATTTCAAGAGCATCACCGACCAAATGTCCGAGGTGATGTACGAGTTTCCGTTTCGCGTACCGGCGTATTATGCGCTGATCATTCGTTCGCTCGTGACGCTTGAAGGGATTGCAATCGGTATCGATCCAGATTTCAAGGTATTGAGCAAAGCGTATCCCTATATCGCCAAGCGCTTGCTGACCGATCCGTCGCCGCAATTACGTGCGTCGCTGCGCGATTTGCTATTCCGAGACGATAGCTTCCGTTGGAACCGCCTCGAGAATCTACTGCGGAACGCACGCATTTCTCAAGATTACGATTTTGAGAAAGTGCTCGACCAAGCATTTGAATTTTTGTTTTCCGAGCGCGGGGCATTTATCCGCGAGCGCGTGGCATCTGAGGTAATTGATGCAGTTGATGCCCTGGGACAACAAAGTTTCCACAACCTCACGATGGCGTTCCGCGAGCGGGTGGGAATGGCAGTTAACGATGGCCCGCCAGCGGTTACGCGAGATGCACAGAACATCGAGCACTTTCAGCGCATTGTCGATATTCTACGCGAGACACCGGGCTTCAACCCGCTTTCATTGTTACCCTTAGTTCCGCAGGTATTGGCTAAGCCCGAGACTCAGCGTTTGGGACAACAAATTGCAAGCGGACTCGCTCAACGAGCAGTCGCACGCTTGATTCGCTACCTGCTGGTTCGCGATGTTGCGATTGCGAACAGTAATGATAGCAGCCCGATTGTCTCCGAAGCACCGAAACGAGTTCACGACAACGCTGCACTGCTGCCTCCCGCTCGTTCAATTTAG